The Solanum pennellii chromosome 11, SPENNV200 genome contains a region encoding:
- the LOC107003331 gene encoding probable glycosyltransferase At3g07620 has translation MTTLTFLLCFLLLVHPSSSSSSSSPYLYPSTFSMNYNKMLTSFKIFIYPTIQRIIFFSPSASIFYESLFNSAFITQEPEEADLFFVVFSPEISSRSQARLVRELRTKYPYWNRTLGADHFFISPEGIDFSSDRNALELKKNSVQVSVFPTVSGKFIPHKDISLSPVSKSSLVLSHAPVNMDRSCLGYLKWDGKTEAELVEELRLDSEFVVETEPLDQLGRVKSSKFCLFFYEAESTLDLTAAMAVGCVPVVIVDRPVQDFPLMDVLRWSEMALLIGNRRGGQGLKAVLSGVPEDRYERMRGVCVAAAHHMVWNAEPQAYDAFHMVMYQLWMRRHTIRYTRREEF, from the coding sequence ATGACAACTCTCACTTTCTTATTGTGTTTTCTACTCTTAGTTCATCCTTCTTCGTCTTCGTCTTCGTCTTCGCCTTATCTATATCCGTCAACGTTTTCCATGAACTATAATAAGATGCTTAcgagtttcaaaattttcatatatccAACGATTCAacgaattatattttttagtccGTCAGCTTCAATTTTTTACGAATCTCTCTTTAACAGCGCGTTTATCACTCAGGAGCCTGAAGAAGCTGATCTGTTCTTCGTGGTTTTCTCTCCGGAGATATCTAGTCGTTCTCAGGCGCGGCTTGTTCGTGAGCTGAGAACGAAGTATCCTTACTGGAACCGGACGTTAGGAGCTGATCATTTTTTTATCTCACCGGAaggaattgatttttcttctgatAGAAATGCACTTGAGCTGAAGAAAAATTCAGTTCAGGTTTCGGTTTTTCCGACTGTTTCAGGTAAGTTTATACCTCATAAGGATATCAGTTTGTCTCCGGTGAGTAAATCCTCTCTCGTCCTGTCCCACGCGCCGGTGAATATGGATCGTTCGTGTTTAGGTTATCTGAAATGGGACGGGAAGACGGAGGCGGAGTTGGTGGAGGAGTTGAGGTTGGATTCGGAGTTCGTTGTTGAAACTGAGCCGTTGGATCAATTAGGAAGAGTGAAGAGTAGTAAGTTTTGTTTGTTCTTCTACGAAGCTGAATCGACGTTGGATTTGACGGCAGCAATGGCGGTGGGATGTGTTCCGGTAGTGATTGTTGACCGTCCGGTTCAGGATTTTCCGTTGATGGACGTATTGAGGTGGTCGGAAATGGCACTATTGATCGGGAACCGCCGTGGAGGTCAGGGATTGAAGGCGGTCCTGAGCGGTGTGCCGGAGGATAGATATGAGCGGATGAGGGGAGTGTGTGTAGCGGCGGCTCACCATATGGTGTGGAACGCGGAACCTCAGGCGTATGATGCTTTTCATATGGTGATGTATCAGCTGTGGATGAGACGGCATACGATTAGATACACTCGGAGGGAAGAATtttag
- the LOC107003025 gene encoding post-GPI attachment to proteins factor 3-like, whose amino-acid sequence MADCYWITFLVVLFCLVGAFDASAGDADPLYRACFGQCKETGCAGETCFAHCNTPLNSSSSDDNWYLKEPLYLWLKQANCLSDCQYHCMIQRETERATHGFGPVKYHGKWPFKRVFGLQEPVSVAFSALNLAMHLHGWLSFITLIYYKLRSNADETTCYSYTSLWHIYAFLSINSWLWSAIFHGRDMDFTEKLDYSSAVALLGFSLIVSVLRSFSVKNEATRVLVAAPLLAFTTTHILYLNNYQMDYGWNMKVCVVIAVSQLLIWSIWAGISHHPSRWKLWTVVVGGGLAMLLEIYDFPPYQGLVDAHALWHATTIPLTYIWWSFIKDDAKFGTSNSSKKDE is encoded by the exons ATGGCAGATTGTTATTGGATCACTTTCTTGGTAGTTTTATTTTGTCTTGTTGGAGCTTTTGATGCTAGTGCTGGAGATGCTGACCCTTTGTACAG GGCTTGTTTTGGCCAATGTAAAGAGACCGGATGTGCTGGAGAAACATGCTTCGCCCATTGCAATACTCCTTTAAATAGTTCTTCTTCTGATGACAACTGGTACTTGAAAGAGCCTCTATACCTGTGGTTGAAACAAGCGAACTGCCTAAGTGATTGCCAGTATCACTGCATGATTCAAAGAGAAACAGAACGAGCAACTCATGGATTTGGGCCTGTGAAATATCATGGGAAATGGCCATTCAAACGTGTGTTTGGGCTTCAG GAGCCTGTTTCTGTTGCTTTCTCTGCACTTAACCTTGCAATGCATCTCCATGGATGGCTGTCCTTTATCACGCTTATTTACTACAAGTTACGATCAAATGCCGATGAGACGACCTGCTACAGTTACACGAGTTTGTGGCACATCTACGCGTTCTTGTCTATTAATTCATGGTTATGGAGTGCTATCTTCCACGGTCG AGACATGGATTTTACAGAAAAGCTAGACTACTCATCTGCAGTGGCGTTACTTGGATTTTCCCTGATTGTATCAGTACTAAGAAGTTTCAGTGTAAAGAATGAGGCTACGAGAGTTCTGGTTGCTGCTCCATTGCTTGCCTTCACCACCACTCATATACTGTACCTGAACAACTATCAAATGGACTACG GATGGAACATGAAAGTTTGTGTTGTGATAGCTGTTTCTCAACTTCTAATTTGGTCAATCTGGGCTGGAATAAGCCATCATCCTTCCCGCTGGAAGTTGTGGACGGTGGTTGTTGGAGGTGGCCTCGCTATGCTCCTAGAGATCTATGACTTCCCTCCATATCAAGGACTCGTAGATGCTCATGCACTTTGGCATGCCACCACAATCCCTCTTACCTATATCTGGTGGAGTTTCATCAAGGATGACGCGAAGTTTGGAACTTCCAACTCGAGTAAAAAAGACGAGTAG
- the LOC107003326 gene encoding protein RSI-1 codes for MAKSGYNASFLLLISMFLILLAFSNVVEGYNKLRPRDCKPRCTYRCSATSHKKPCMFFCQKCCATCLCVPKGVYGNKQSCPCYNNWKTQEGKPKCP; via the exons ATGGCAAAGAGTGGTTACAATGCTAGCTTCTTGTTACTTATCTCAATGTTCTTGATTTTGCTCGCTTTCTCTAATGTAGTCGAG GGTTACAACAAGCTCCGCCCAAGag atTGCAAGCCAAGATGTACTTATAGATGCTCAGCAACATCACACAAGAAGCCATGTATGTTCTTTTGTCAAAAATGTTGTGCAACATGTTTATGTGTTCCTAAAGGAGTTTATGGCAACAAACAATCATGCCCTTGTTACAACAATTGGAAGACTCAAGAAGGAAAACCTAAAtgcccttaa
- the LOC107004902 gene encoding uncharacterized protein LOC107004902 has product MEEYEAFLIEPEQEWQTVSYHKKNKKQSGKSKQGEEFSGNWNNGESSGDVFRSIEQHAEERRKRIVESQKLYEAASGESSAVIDKNEQDSDGEDAVGGAIENDGVVEKKSKPKKVKKPKVTVAEAAAKIDNSDLVVYLVDISTSFDKQEDIQLMRFADYFGRAFAKVSSSQFPWMKILRESSVEKMIDIPVSQISEDVYKTSVDWLNQRSFDALGSFVLWSLDSIIADLVQHEGASKGSKKAVQQVSSKSQVAMFVVLAMVLRRKPDVLISLLPILNENGKYRGQDKLPVMIWAVTQACQADLIVGLFMWVHFLLPLLSSKLNSNPQSRDLMLQLAERIVSSPKARAILINGAVRKGERVVPPSALEVLMRITFPAPSARIKATERFEAVYPTLKEVALVAAPGSKAMKQLTQRILPFAIKAVGEGVPDLSKEATELSIWCLTQNPDCYKLWDNIYLDNVEASLIIIKKLSTEFKAHSAKGPELDPLKVTLNSLRLKSEKALVSGDNAAHQASLKEVQKYCKILLGRLSHGNGCMKAFFVIGLTMAVGVAFVSKESPEVKKLLADCFNDLQSLDFKKLLTDLSNDMQSLDFKKLLSDFNLA; this is encoded by the exons ATGGAGGAGTATGAAGCTTTTCTGATTGAACCTGAACAGGAATGGCAAACGGTGTCGTATcataagaagaacaaaaaacaGTCAGGTAAGTCGAAGCAGGGAGAGGAGTTCTCCGGCAACTGGAACAACGGGGAGAGCTCAGGTGATGTTTTCCGATCGATCGAACAACATGCGGAGGAGAGAAGGAAGCGTATAGTTGAGTCTCAGAAGCTTTATGAAGCTGCTTCCGGTGAAAGTTCTGCCGTCATTGATAAAAACGAGCAGGATAGCGATGGGGAAGATGCCGTTGGTGGTGCAATTGAGAATGACGGTGTTGTGGAGAAGAAGAGTAAGCCGAAGAAGGTGAAGAAACCTAAGGTTACTGTTGCTGAAGCTGCTGCGAAGATCGATAATTCTGATCTAGTTGTTTATCTCGTTGATATATCA ACCTCGTTTGATAAGCAGGAAGATATACAGCTAATGCGATTTGCAGATTACTTTGGACGAGCATTCGCCAAAGTGAGTTCATCTCAGTTCCCATGGATGAAGATTCTTAGGGAATCTTCAGTTGAGAAGATGATTGAT ATCCCTGTTTCTCAAATTTCTGAGGATGTTTATAAGACATCGGTTGACTGGCTTAACCAGCGATCATTTGATGCACTTGGTTCCTTTGTGTTATGGTCATTGGATAGCATTATTGCTGATCTTGTACAGCACGAAGGAGCTTCAAAGGGATCCAAAAAGGCGGTTCAGCAAGTATCTTCAAAATCCCAG GTTGCCATGTTTGTGGTTCTAGCAATGGTATTGAGACGGAAACCTGATGTTTTAATCAGTCTCTTACCAATACTGAATGAAAATGGGAAATACCGAGGACAAGATAAGCTTCCAGTCATGATTTGGGCAGTCACTCAG GCTTGCCAAGCTGATTTAATCGTGGGATTGTTCATGTGGGTACATTTTCTCTTACCATTGTTAAGCAGTAAATTGAACAGTAACCCACAGTCGAGAGACTTAATGTTACAGTTGGCTGAGAG AATTGTATCCTCACCAAAAGCCCGTGCTATACTCATAAATGGTGCAGTCAGAAAGGGAGAACGTGTTGTGCCTCCATCAGCTCTTGAGGTTTTGATGAGGATCACCTTCCCAGCACCTTCTGCTCGAATTAAG GCCACTGAAAGGTTTGAAGCGGTCTATCCTACACTGAAAGAGGTAGCTCTTGTTGCTGCCCCTGGGAGCAAAGCAATGAAGCAGCTAACCCAGCGGATACTGCCTTTTGCTATCAAAGCTGTAGGGGAAG GTGTTCCTGATCTATCAAAGGAAGCTACTGAGCTATCTATTTGGTGTTTGACTCAGAACCCTGACTGTTACAAGCTGTGG GACAATATTTATCTGGACAATGTAGAAGCAAgtctaataataattaagaagcTGTCCACTGAGTTCAAGGCGCATTCTGCTAAGGGACCTGAACTTGATCCATTGAAGGTGACCTTGAACAGTCTCAGACTTAAG AGCGAGAAGGCATTGGTCAGTGGGGATAATGCTGCTCATCAAGCGTCCTTGAAGGAAGTGCAGAAGTACTGCAAGATTCTACTTGGACGTTTATCCCATGGTAATGGATGCATGAAGGCTTTCTTTGTTATCGGTCTAACAATGGCTGTGGGTGTTGCTTTTGTCTCCAAGGAGTCCCCGGAGGTCAAGAAACTGTTGGCAGATTGCTTCAATGACTTGCAGTCCCTGGACTTCAAGAAACTGTTGACAGATCTCTCCAACGACATGCAGTCCCTGGATTTCAAGAAACTGTTATCAGATTTCAACTTGGCTTGA
- the LOC107004865 gene encoding geranylgeranyl pyrophosphate synthase 7, chloroplastic-like: MAFLATISGLDNLFLSNTLNNNFDFSRKLPPSQSYSFLHKKIHASDVANSFQTFQVKERDVSSKAEKFILPEFEFQEYMVTKAIKVNKALDEAIPMQEPIKVHEAMRYSLLAGGKRVRPILCMASCEVVGGDESLAIPAACAVEMIHTMSLVHDDLPCMDNDDLRRGKPTNHKVFGENTAVLAGDALLSLAFEHVATKTQNVAPQRVVQAIGELGSAVGSEGLVAGQIVDLASEGKQVSLTELEYIHQHKTAKLLEAAVVCGAIMGGGNEVDVERMRSYARCIGLLFQVVDDILDVTKSSDELGKTAGKDLITDKATYPKLMGLEKARQYAGELMAKAMNELSYFDSAKAAPLYHIASYIANRQN, from the coding sequence ATGGCATTTTTAGCTACCATTTCTGGCCTTGACAATCTGTTCCTTTCTAATACCCTAAACAATAACTTTGATTTCAGTAGAAAACTCCCACCAAGCCAATCTTACAGTTTCCTTCACAAGAAAATCCACGCTAGCGATGTTGCGAACTCGTTCCAAACTTTTCAAGTCAAGGAACGAGATGTTTCATCCAAGGCAGAGAAATTCATCTTGCCTGAGTTTGAGTTTCAAGAATACATGGTAACGAAGGCAATCAAGGTAAACAAAGCACTAGATGAAGCAATACCAATGCAAGAGCCTATAAAAGTTCATGAAGCCATGAGGTACTCACTTCTAGCTGGAGGAAAACGTGTCCGGCCGATCCTCTGCATGGCTTCTTGTGAAGTTGTAGGAGGGGATGAATCCTTAGCTATACCTGCAGCTTGCGCAGTTGAGATGATCCATACCATGTCACTCGTCCATGATGATCTTCCCTGCATGGACAACGATGATCTACGTCGTGGCAAGCCCACGAACCATaaggtttttggagaaaacaCTGCAGTTCTTGCAGGGGATGCACTTTTGTCTTTGGCCTTTGAACATGTGGCTACCAAGACTCAGAATGTGGCACCCCAAAGAGTGGTCCAAGCCATTGGGGAATTGGGTTCAGCTGTTGGCTCAGAAGGGCTCGTGGCAGGGCAGATTGTGGACTTGGCGAGTGAGGGAAAACAAGTCAGCCTAACTGAACTGGAGTACATTCACCAACATAAGACGGCGAAGCTTTTGGAGGCTGCTGTGGTTTGTGGGGCAATAATGGGGGGAGGAAATGAGGTTGATGTGGAGAGAATGAGGAGCTACGCTAGGTGCATTGGGCTGTTGTTTCAAGTGGTAGATGATATTCTTGATGTTACCAAGTCATCAGATGAGCTGGGAAAGACAGCGGGTAAGGACCTAATAACAGATAAGGCTACATATCCTAAGTTGATGGGGCTAGAAAAGGCTCGACAGTATGCCGGTGAGCTGATGGCTAAGGCCATGAATGAGCTAAGCTACTTCGACTCTGCAAAGGCAGCACCTCTTTATCATATTGCTAGTTATATTGCAAATCGACAGAATTGA